The sequence GCGTCCAGGGACACCTTGCCCAGCGCGTTCGCGACGGCGGACACGGCGGCCACCACCACCGCCATGCCGAAGCCGTAGAACACCGCGGCGAGGACGGTGACCACCGTCGCGCCCGAGGCCGCCCACAGCACCAGCCGGTCGGGTGCGGCGGTGTGCAGCCGGGAGCCGACCGCCGTTCCGGTGAAGCTGCCGGCACCGGCCGCGACCGCGAGGGCCCCCAGGGCGAGGGTCGCCTCCCAGCCGTCGGCGAAGGTCGCCTGCACCAGGAACGCCATGAAGATCGTGAGGAACCCACCCAGCCCGCGGAGGGCCGCGTTGGCCCGGAGCGCGAGCACCACGTGCGGGGTGACCCGGCGCCGTCGGCCGGGCAGCGGGATCTCCGTGGTGGTGAGCACGTCGGCCGGCTCCTCCCCGGTGGGGACGTCGACGTGCGGGGGCAGCCGGACGGCGAGCACCGCGCCGGTCAGGAACACCGCGGCCGTCGCCCACAGCTCCCAGTCGAAGCCGACGAGCGCGGCGACCCCGGCGGCGAGCCCGCCGGCGACCCCGGCGGTCGCCAGGCCGAACACCGACAGCCGGGCGTTCGCCGAGGTCAGCGACATGGCGACGGGCAGCACGCGGGGCACCACGGCGGCCCGCAGCACGTTGTGCGCCTTGGAGAGCACCAGCACCCCGAGCGCCGCCGGGTACAGCCAGAGGTCGTCGAAGTGGGCGGCCATCACCAGCGCCAGCACCGCACGGCCGCCCAGCGAGACGCCCATGGCCCACCGCCGGCCG is a genomic window of Blastococcus sp. HT6-30 containing:
- a CDS encoding MFS transporter — encoded protein: MAIVSASRRPPGAPRRSRLSRRSVPADPDRVGTAPLDVARAQTRPLPSATPPPGPAAAGPAKLTVTRVAAARSRELTVAAARKVRTASRADGAGESGLTHLLWVNALHMAGDAMIAVSLAGTLFFAATTDAQRGNVALYLLVTMAPFALLAPVVGPALDRLQRGRRWAMGVSLGGRAVLALVMAAHFDDLWLYPAALGVLVLSKAHNVLRAAVVPRVLPVAMSLTSANARLSVFGLATAGVAGGLAAGVAALVGFDWELWATAAVFLTGAVLAVRLPPHVDVPTGEEPADVLTTTEIPLPGRRRRVTPHVVLALRANAALRGLGGFLTIFMAFLVQATFADGWEATLALGALAVAAGAGSFTGTAVGSRLHTAAPDRLVLWAASGATVVTVLAAVFYGFGMAVVVAAVSAVANALGKVSLDAIIQREVPESLRASAFARSETMLQLSWVVGGALGIALPPTGWIGFTVAAALLALAVGLVLWTLYRSRTPLAATGSPDAPTTPVGPSWT